The genomic region accaaaatatatataaacttgcCAACAATCTTATCTCTATACAAATCTTGCACAAATCCTATTTATTCGGCCATAACCACTGTCACATAACTATTTACAAGCAATTAAATGCGGTTCTCCTACAAGAGCAATAGAATgtacatcaatatataaaccaatttTCTCTAGATGAAGTTCATAGCATTTGTCACCTTTCAAAAGAGCGGAAACATATCATCATTGTTGTCCTCATCCAAGTCAAAGTACTTGAAGCCCATAACATCATTCGGGTTCGGGTTGAAGCTTGAATTCACATAACACTTCATCTCGTGGAATAGATTCAAATTGTCTACCAACTTATGAAATATGTTGCACCCACAACACTATCCAAATGCGAAAACAAAGCCGTAAGCACAAGTGCATTTAGAATCATAGTTTGAATGCCCAAATTAGCATAGTTCTATCTAGTTTTCTTGAACACAAAACACGATGTAGTTGCTTCATGAAGAGGTacacaaatcaaattaaacaacaaaaagaacatTGGTAATATCAAAGATTAGAACTTTGTTCCATAACAAGCAACTTGAGCATTAAATTGTATCAAAAGGGGATATTTGATtacataaaagataaataccattcatacaagtgtgtgtatACGTATGTACCTGGACAAAGACGGTGCCGTCGGTATAGGCATGTGGATTAATGGCCCGGGTGGTGCGCTGGCCACAGACGTTGCAGGTGAAAGCCACACGCATTCTACGGCGGGGGGATTTGGTGAAGAGTGACCATGGGAAAGTGGACACACGCTCCGTACCTGGATCAGGGTCAGAACCGGCGGGCATGGATGGGCCTTCCATGCCCGATCCGGTGGTCCATCCCCTCACATTGGCTGCACTTAAAACCAAACCCATCGCTGCATCCTGCAAAGTAAACAACTTAAGGTAACCTGAATTCAACAAATTGAAGCAAAACTGTCCAAAAAAACCCAAATTCGAACAAGTAAATCCAATTCCAATTACGGATTCTTGCAACAAGGGATATTTTTCGACCGAAAAACAGACAATCCTTGCCTTGGAAAGGGTACGATTTCTGAGGACAGGGGCGAGCCTGGAGTGGGAAGAATCGGGTTTGATATCGGGTTCGCTGTTAGTGTTAATATTATCACTGTCATCTGTATAACAGAGAAGACGAAGGATTAGAGAACCGAACAATGAAAAAGATGGTGGGTTAAATTGAAGAGGCAGGGGAAAAGAGAGAGCTGACTTTTGGGGGAAGGGGAGCAGCGAAGGCGGGGCCGGGAAGAAGGGCCTCTGGATTTGTTGGCGGAGAACATCGGAAGCGAAACGGCGCCGGCGCTGGTGGCGGTCAAGGCCTCCATTTCCGATGAATTTTACGCGTGTATATTGGCtccacaattttcttttccggGAGGAATTATTAGCAAGGAAGAAAAGGGAGATAGAGAGTGAAAACAAAGGGGCGTGGGAGTATTGTATataaggtggtggtggtggttgcAAGGCGCTGACTTGAGCGTTGAGAGAATCTGATGAGGTAGGAGATTTTTGGCGTAAGTGGTTTGGAAAATAGACAAATCTGTGGCAGGAGAGGACAATGGAGCGGGTTACGTGGAGGAACAGTTGATGGGCCTTTTTGCATACAATTTTGGGGTTTGAAGTACTAAAAAAGCCCAAGTTGGATGCGTTCTCGGTAATCGGGCTGAAGAAGTAAAAGAGTTTCATAGGCAGCGACAAGAATCGTCGGAgattaagataaaattttgaattgttgtGTGGGGAGACGCAGATAGATGAGAGTAAGTTGGGGCTTTGTAAGAATGAAAAAGGAGGAAGGACATGTATGCATATAAGAAAAGATCGAGATAGTGAGGAATAAGTATATAATAACTGCCTCTAGAAGTGGTAATGATAGTTGGAGCTGAGGCCATCCAAAGGCCTTCTCTATGCAACAAGATGGACATTAGGAAAAATATGTTCGCCGTGGGTGCTATgcaagattatatatatacattcacCGTTGTTGGCTGCTAAAATTTAAGgttaattatcaaaatcaaaagacGACTGCTCAAGTTTAAAAAGTTGTCCatctttacaaaaatataaaacacaagTATAGCATCATACGACTCCACTGGGGATCGAACCCAGAATCTCTGGTTCCGTAGACCAGCGCCTTATCCATTGGGCCATGGAgtctttttgttaataccaTCCGTCAAatacaaatatgtaattttattttcttatctaaataattttaattcaaaaacaatcatcatcaattttcttttttctcattttcaatgGAACTCAAAACAGATCCGAAggtaaataattacattgaagagaagaaaaagacacGATCACTaatgtttattaattatgggTGCTTTATGGAGCACCCTTAACGGTGTTATTGACAAATAGTTAAATTcgttatttttatacttttttttttcttaacagtaaattacattaatacaaaataatagtacaataAGGTTCAAGTATTAGAAGTCCCTTCACCATACTTATTCCATATGGTATTTTTGTAGTccaatactatttattaaaaatgatgacTTATCATATCTAACTTTGATTATCAATATgttttttactataaaatattcttttaattattattatttaattaaatgaatataataaaacatgcGTACACATCAAGAATCATCTGTTCGCTAGGACtggaaaaagtaaaagaaaataataataataataataataagagaaGTGGACCATAAGCACTGCCCCTTATGCTTTTGGACTATGGTTTAGACAGCGATCAACCCAAAACAATACATGGACCACATAATGGGCCTATCCTTTCTAGCCATTCCATAATGCTCATTGGCCCACACTACTGATTTGGGCCAGAGATAGGCTGGGCTCCCATGTCCCCATGCGCCATCcactttctatattttttttggaaaatcaACCCTACCTCAATAAAtgcaatacatttattatgtaattgaagTAATGTATAAAGAGAGAAATCAAACATAATTcgagtaatattttttttctcaaattgaTCATGCTAATGTATTATTGAGTAAACTTTATATTGATAcctaaattttgttattaatattattttagttataaaaagatttatttaacctacTATTAAGttaattgagggtaaatatagattttcttccattttttcgctgatatcaataaatttgatgaattttatctAACGAAGGGActaatttattagatggaagcaaaatTCAAGGGtgctatatgtaattttttaaactataggggtctacatgtaattacactaaatttcagaggaggaaagtgtaattatctctataaattatttaatcatgaattttcttttttataaatattgagaataaaaaatgtaaaaaatatcaaaataattaaaatataataatgttgataaccaaatataaaaataaatgtcaaatgatgcaaagtaaaaacaaaatatattgatagaaATTCATATAACATATATCTAAGGCTAAAACGATGAtcatataaatagataaaaaaaagtatgaattgAGTACTACAACAATATTAATAGTAAAATCTTTATGTACTGATTaagtcatttataattatttaaatgcaaaaatggcattgatgataaaattcaaGTAGTAAATTAAAGTTGGTATTAAGGAAAGTAGTGggacaaaaaattcaaagacgGGGAAATGGGACTGGGGCCGGGGCTGCTTCAGCATTGAGGGAATGATGGTCGTCGTCGTCGTCGTCGTCGGCCTCATGATTCATGTCTTGAAACTCAAAAacaccatttttattttctctctctttcaccctttttattctctctctcactcaacAAAACATTGAAAAAGTTTGGAATTCTCACCTTCCCTCTCTCACGTGACAAACACTGTTGATCATCTACATGCtaattggataaataaaaagtattaaaaaataataataaaaaagttatgagaaattattaaaaaaagtgagaagaaaaagagaaatagaattgaaaacaaaaaaaattcaaactaataaaatgattttaaaaaaaaattgaagacaaCAAAATGGTgatatccaaatatataaaagtatagataataatttaattaatggcATATCAACATAATtgtcttgaatttattaaacttctgcaatttttcaaataaaaaagcgCTTGAATGCATTAAGGAGTTTTATATACCtcattctttaatattttaactgatatatttattttcttatttatgcTCTAATTatcaaagttttttttatttaaatatttttgctctattttttttattcaaattattttctccaacttatttattcaagttctttatttgaaaatttcaataaattcattaaaattcaaaataattatattaatatagcaTTGATCCAGATATTAATTGTTTGAGGGCCAACGATAagttaattcaattaaaatggttatatttttctaagtttAAGATAGAAGGaccaaattgtaataaaaaataaaaagtga from Sesamum indicum cultivar Zhongzhi No. 13 linkage group LG3, S_indicum_v1.0, whole genome shotgun sequence harbors:
- the LOC105159373 gene encoding DNL-type zinc finger protein: MEALTATSAGAVSLPMFSANKSRGPSSRPRLRCSPSPKNDSDNINTNSEPDIKPDSSHSRLAPVLRNRTLSKDAAMGLVLSAANVRGWTTGSGMEGPSMPAGSDPDPGTERVSTFPWSLFTKSPRRRMRVAFTCNVCGQRTTRAINPHAYTDGTVFVQCCGCNIFHKLVDNLNLFHEMKCYVNSSFNPNPNDVMGFKYFDLDEDNNDDMFPLF